The Moorena producens PAL-8-15-08-1 genomic interval ACCATAGGCTTCAAAGCTACCAATGGTGCCTTGGCGGTTAACGGTGTAAACAATAGTGCCTTGATCTAACCAGAGGCGAGCAATTTCAATACCTGCCTGCAATAGACCCCCTGGGTTATTCCTCAGATCAAGAATATAGCCATGGGCACCCATCTCCTTGAATTGAGCAACAGCGTGGGCAACTTCCATTGGGGCGTTGGCACTAAATTGAGACAGACGAATATAACCGACTGGGTCTCTATTTTCCTGGGTATCGAGCACTGCATACACTGGATTTAGGGAAATGCGATCGCGCACTATTTCCACCAATTTTGGCTGTTCTTTCTTGCTTTGAATCTTCAAGGTAACCGTTGTACCAATTGCTCCACGCATCCTTGCTGCCGCTTCATCTAGAGTCATTTCCTTAGTCAGCATGCCATCAATTTCTAGGATGTGATCCCGTGCTCGGATACCGGCTAAATCTGCTGGTGATTGAGCAATTGGGGTGATTACTTCTAACTCACCAGTTTCCACATCAATGGCAATTTGTAGCCCGACACCGGAGAGTTCACCAGAGGTGTTGATTTGCAAACTATGATATTGGTCGGGTCTGAGCAATCGTGTGAAGGGATCCCCAAGACTCCCTAACATT includes:
- the ctpA gene encoding carboxyl-terminal processing protease CtpA, with product MHKRSLWVGLLLTLPIMLLSAWWTPTAAAFSQEQRLFSQAWRIVSQSYVDDTFNHQNWWLLRQKTLKKRLPNREATYTAIETMLGSLGDPFTRLLRPDQYHSLQINTSGELSGVGLQIAIDVETGELEVITPIAQSPADLAGIRARDHILEIDGMLTKEMTLDEAAARMRGAIGTTVTLKIQSKKEQPKLVEIVRDRISLNPVYAVLDTQENRDPVGYIRLSQFSANAPMEVAHAVAQFKEMGAHGYILDLRNNPGGLLQAGIEIARLWLDQGTIVYTVNRQGTIGSFEAYGDALTQDPLVVLVNQGSASASEILAGALQDNGRAKLVGEKTFGKGLIQSLFELIDGSGLAVTVAKYETPNHRDINKLGIEPDLEVPLEAITMSQVGTKADTQYQEAIKLLSSDTFLAKAS